Proteins encoded by one window of Chloroflexota bacterium:
- a CDS encoding M4 family metallopeptidase, translating into MAPHRRLLSQLTSLLMAVIIGASTVAPGLADTPSGPPQLPPPADDAQRAYHDQTGKLRFLAAQPGSAIAIPGAQEATTAEGKALAALSVYGQEFGLSNPAQELQVMEAPASTSGPAFIRYQQVYQGIPVLAGEMIVGTDEVGNLLSMSGEVSPQPSLSVTPGITIEQARTTTLEAAAKWYELTPADLTTTEPQLWIYDERLLQPSTRPAELVWRMEVTATDLQPIDELVLVNAHTGGISLHFNQIDAAWGETPHTTYNPLMQAPATLYVATTGNDSNSCTTTGAPCATINGAIGKAAASGDTIKVAVGTYTGTGTEVVLVNKSVTLSGGWDAAFATQSGMSTIDGQKVKQGIGLINGTTSAIGHFIVQNGVASFGGGINNNGTLILSDTTIVGNNTGTSGGLGGGIYSSGALTLNNVTVTGNSAGYYGGGIANGGTQMTLNNSTVSNNTGGDRGGGIYNSNGILVLNNSTISGNTSARGGGIYSEFSDSNITLNSSTISNNDPYGIYVSSGNVALRNSILAGNTASGSISVDCYGPVSSLGYNLIGNASPCFTSTTGDLTNINANIGSLIGTPGYHPLISGSPAINAGNPTGCVGSTGTLNNDQRGVSRVGRCDIGAYEYTAPGLAASISAYSGTPQKTAPLSAFEMPLWAVVMDDIGSPVSNNTITFSAPTNGPSGMFINSGTSTTIATTNDSGLATAAIFSANGLQGSYTVTATVNGVASPVDFSLTNIANWYVSSEGNDANDCQTPVTPCASINGVLGKSNFVADDFVLVASGTYKNSGTEVALLNKNVRLFGGWSTSFTERNGATIIDGEGMRRGVRVYSGVTTRIEQFIIRNGSSIYTGGGIYNEGNLTVSNSVISNNSSKDGGGVSGAGGSIILRNSTISSNTASSMGGGIFNQSNSRTVLINSTLANNAASWGGGIYLYGPLKLQNSILAKNTALQGPDCYDYSLGPYSMISTGYNLVGASACDIGTTTGDHIGTPDNPINLALGPLQDNGGPTPTHALLAGSLAIDSGNPTTPGNSDIACLSTDQRGVVRPQGPRCDMGAFEGSLPSPLTYTANNGATVPGNFLCSQNQLLCTNGADPHADAAHLHAHQTDNFYTTYHNRDSINNAGMAIVSTVHYKSGYANAFWSGQYQQMVYGDAYGFPLADDVVAHELTHGVTDYESNLFYYYQSGAINESFSDVWGEFVDLTNGAGTDTASVRWKMGEDVSGLGAIRDMKNPPANGDPDKMTSSLYYKGAGDNGGVHTNSGVNNKAVYLMTDGGTFNGKTVTGLGIPKVAAIYYKVQTDLLTSGADYTDLYYALSQACASLVGGALGITNEDCQSVRDAADAVQMNSQPVANFNPEAALCPTNMALNSTLFFDDLEASIPNNWTFGSISGPATWSRSTDYAASGLFELYSSHTDFANSFAAMVADEPNLSANAFLHFKHSFGFEDSGASFWDGGIVEYSTDNGSTWFDAKPLFSDGKNYGGKIAAAGTFGNPLAGRDAFVANSHGYVSSRYNLSSLVGQNVRFRWRFGTDFIGGDLNWLVDDVRIYTCTGVPNIPSLLIPAANSLTTDYTPTLDWADSSPGLDHYQLQVDDNSDFLSLLLDQITTPSTYTFATPLAPAKTYYWRVRAFNGAGQSSDWSPTRTLYTAVVPPGVNFPANNGAVPTTRPLFDWANVTGATSYTLQISTQQNFSAFVLNQIISPSAYVMPTDLPRSALLFWRVRANGLHGSGDWSRVRHFDSANPPGVPVLVSPLNAAVVTLPPTLDWNDSSPAADYYEIQLSTNPTFATLLGRGFSGRSNQSSYIPSAALGSNTTYHWRVRAVNAAGQFSEWSAARNFQTPP; encoded by the coding sequence ATGGCCCCCCATCGCCGCCTGCTCTCACAACTCACTTCCCTGCTCATGGCCGTCATCATCGGCGCCTCAACCGTTGCGCCCGGTTTGGCCGACACGCCATCCGGCCCCCCTCAACTCCCCCCGCCCGCCGACGACGCCCAACGCGCCTACCACGATCAGACCGGCAAGCTTCGCTTTCTCGCCGCCCAGCCCGGCTCAGCCATCGCCATCCCCGGCGCTCAGGAAGCGACGACTGCCGAAGGCAAGGCCCTGGCCGCCCTCAGCGTCTACGGCCAGGAGTTCGGCCTCAGCAACCCCGCTCAAGAATTGCAGGTGATGGAAGCGCCTGCCTCAACCAGCGGCCCGGCCTTTATTCGCTATCAGCAAGTCTATCAGGGCATTCCGGTGCTGGCCGGGGAGATGATTGTGGGCACCGATGAGGTGGGCAACCTGCTCTCGATGAGCGGCGAAGTCTCGCCCCAGCCGTCGCTCTCGGTCACGCCCGGCATCACAATCGAGCAGGCGCGCACGACGACACTTGAAGCCGCCGCCAAGTGGTACGAGTTGACTCCCGCCGACCTGACAACGACCGAGCCTCAACTGTGGATTTACGACGAGCGCTTGCTCCAGCCCAGCACCCGCCCTGCCGAGTTGGTGTGGCGCATGGAGGTGACGGCGACCGACTTACAGCCGATTGACGAGTTGGTGCTGGTGAACGCTCACACCGGCGGCATCAGCCTGCATTTCAATCAGATTGATGCGGCATGGGGTGAAACGCCACACACTACTTACAATCCGTTGATGCAAGCCCCAGCCACGCTTTACGTTGCCACCACTGGCAACGACTCCAACTCCTGCACGACGACGGGCGCGCCTTGCGCCACCATCAACGGCGCGATTGGCAAGGCGGCGGCCAGCGGCGACACGATAAAAGTGGCGGTGGGGACTTACACTGGGACGGGAACGGAAGTGGTGTTGGTGAATAAGAGTGTGACGCTGTCGGGAGGGTGGGATGCGGCTTTCGCCACTCAGAGCGGCATGAGTACGATAGATGGGCAGAAGGTTAAACAAGGCATCGGTCTCATTAACGGAACAACCTCTGCAATCGGCCATTTTATCGTCCAGAACGGTGTTGCATCATTTGGTGGTGGTATTAACAACAACGGCACTCTAATCCTAAGCGACACAACAATTGTTGGAAACAATACTGGAACCTCAGGTGGTTTGGGGGGCGGCATTTACAGTAGCGGCGCTCTGACCTTAAACAACGTTACCGTCACGGGTAACTCCGCCGGTTATTATGGAGGAGGTATCGCTAATGGCGGAACCCAGATGACACTAAACAACAGCACAGTGAGCAACAATACAGGAGGCGATAGAGGTGGTGGCATATATAACAGTAACGGCATTCTGGTTTTGAATAACAGCACTATCAGCGGCAACACTTCTGCTCGTGGAGGTGGTATCTATAGCGAATTTTCCGACAGCAATATAACATTGAACAGTAGCACCATCAGCAACAACGATCCTTATGGGATCTATGTAAGTTCTGGTAATGTAGCCTTAAGAAACAGCATCCTTGCCGGCAATACAGCTAGCGGCAGTATCTCGGTAGATTGTTACGGCCCTGTCAGTTCTCTAGGGTACAATCTTATTGGAAATGCCTCGCCCTGCTTTACATCCACAACTGGCGACTTGACCAATATCAATGCAAACATTGGTTCATTAATTGGCACGCCAGGCTATCATCCTCTAATATCAGGAAGTCCAGCAATAAATGCCGGAAATCCAACCGGCTGTGTGGGTAGTACAGGTACACTCAATAATGATCAAAGGGGAGTGTCTCGAGTTGGGCGGTGCGACATTGGCGCTTATGAATACACCGCACCTGGATTGGCGGCCAGCATTTCCGCCTACAGTGGCACACCACAAAAAACAGCTCCTCTAAGTGCATTCGAGATGCCTCTCTGGGCAGTAGTAATGGATGATATTGGCAGCCCGGTAAGCAACAACACAATTACATTCTCGGCACCAACAAATGGTCCCAGCGGGATGTTCATAAATAGCGGCACATCTACTACCATAGCAACAACGAATGATAGTGGCCTGGCCACAGCAGCAATATTCTCAGCTAATGGATTGCAAGGGAGTTATACGGTTACAGCAACTGTCAATGGCGTTGCTTCACCAGTTGATTTTTCATTGACCAATATAGCTAATTGGTATGTGTCCTCTGAAGGAAATGATGCAAATGATTGTCAAACACCAGTGACACCATGCGCCTCAATAAACGGCGTACTAGGAAAAAGCAACTTTGTGGCTGATGACTTTGTTTTAGTAGCAAGCGGAACTTACAAAAACAGTGGCACCGAGGTGGCGTTGCTTAATAAAAACGTTCGCCTCTTTGGCGGCTGGAGCACATCGTTTACCGAACGAAACGGGGCAACCATAATAGATGGGGAGGGAATGCGACGAGGCGTTAGAGTCTATAGCGGCGTAACAACTCGAATTGAACAATTCATTATCCGAAACGGGTCATCGATCTACACAGGAGGGGGTATCTATAACGAGGGCAACTTAACCGTAAGCAATTCTGTTATTAGCAACAACAGTAGCAAGGATGGAGGCGGTGTTTCCGGAGCAGGCGGTTCAATTATTTTGAGAAACAGCACCATCAGTAGTAACACTGCATCATCTATGGGTGGTGGTATCTTCAATCAGAGCAATAGTAGAACCGTTTTGATTAATAGTACGCTAGCCAATAATGCAGCTTCTTGGGGCGGGGGCATTTATCTTTATGGCCCTCTCAAGCTACAGAACTCTATCTTAGCTAAGAATACAGCTCTGCAAGGCCCAGATTGTTATGATTATTCCTTAGGCCCCTATAGCATGATCTCTACTGGTTATAACCTTGTTGGAGCTTCTGCCTGTGATATTGGTACAACAACCGGTGATCACATCGGTACTCCTGACAACCCAATTAATCTCGCACTAGGACCACTGCAAGATAATGGAGGCCCTACTCCTACACACGCCCTTCTAGCAGGCAGTCTAGCAATTGACTCGGGCAATCCCACGACGCCCGGCAACAGTGATATCGCCTGTCTCTCTACAGATCAGCGAGGGGTTGTTCGACCACAAGGTCCTCGCTGTGACATGGGTGCATTCGAGGGGTCACTGCCTAGTCCACTCACTTATACAGCCAATAATGGCGCTACGGTGCCCGGCAACTTTCTGTGCAGTCAAAATCAACTCTTATGCACTAATGGCGCTGATCCTCATGCCGACGCTGCCCACCTCCATGCTCATCAAACTGACAACTTCTATACTACCTATCATAATCGAGACAGCATTAACAATGCTGGAATGGCAATTGTTTCGACCGTCCACTACAAATCCGGCTACGCCAACGCCTTCTGGAGCGGCCAATATCAGCAGATGGTCTACGGCGACGCCTACGGCTTCCCGCTGGCCGACGATGTCGTCGCCCACGAACTCACCCACGGCGTCACCGACTACGAATCCAACCTCTTCTACTATTACCAGTCGGGCGCAATTAACGAATCCTTCTCCGATGTCTGGGGCGAGTTTGTTGACTTGACTAACGGCGCAGGCACTGACACCGCTTCGGTCAGATGGAAAATGGGCGAAGATGTTTCCGGCCTCGGCGCAATCCGCGACATGAAGAACCCGCCTGCTAACGGCGACCCGGACAAGATGACCAGTTCGCTCTACTACAAAGGCGCTGGTGACAACGGCGGCGTCCACACCAACAGCGGCGTCAACAACAAGGCCGTTTATCTGATGACCGACGGCGGCACTTTCAATGGCAAAACCGTCACCGGCCTCGGCATCCCCAAAGTCGCCGCCATCTATTACAAAGTTCAGACTGACTTGCTCACTTCGGGCGCGGACTACACTGACTTGTATTACGCCCTCTCGCAAGCCTGCGCTTCTCTCGTGGGCGGCGCGCTGGGCATCACCAACGAAGATTGCCAGTCCGTGCGCGATGCCGCCGACGCAGTGCAGATGAACAGTCAACCGGTTGCCAACTTCAACCCCGAGGCCGCTCTCTGCCCGACGAACATGGCGCTCAACAGCACTCTCTTCTTCGACGACCTGGAAGCCAGCATTCCTAACAATTGGACGTTTGGCTCCATAAGCGGCCCTGCCACCTGGAGCCGGTCCACGGATTACGCCGCCAGCGGCCTCTTCGAGTTATACAGCAGTCATACCGACTTTGCCAATTCTTTTGCAGCCATGGTCGCTGATGAACCAAATCTGTCGGCCAATGCCTTCTTGCATTTCAAGCACAGCTTTGGCTTTGAAGATAGTGGCGCCTCTTTTTGGGACGGCGGCATAGTGGAGTACAGCACTGACAACGGTTCCACCTGGTTCGATGCCAAACCACTCTTCAGCGACGGTAAAAACTATGGCGGCAAAATTGCCGCCGCTGGCACTTTCGGCAACCCCCTGGCGGGTAGGGATGCCTTTGTGGCCAACAGCCACGGTTACGTCTCCTCACGCTACAATCTCAGTTCACTCGTCGGGCAGAATGTTCGCTTCCGCTGGCGCTTCGGCACTGATTTCATCGGCGGCGACCTGAACTGGCTGGTAGATGATGTCCGCATCTACACTTGTACCGGCGTGCCAAACATTCCGTCTCTCCTCATCCCAGCCGCCAACAGCCTGACGACCGATTACACCCCGACTTTGGATTGGGCCGATTCGTCGCCCGGCCTTGACCATTACCAACTTCAGGTTGACGACAATAGCGACTTCCTTTCGTTGCTTCTCGATCAAATCACAACACCGTCCACTTACACTTTTGCAACGCCTCTCGCTCCCGCCAAGACTTACTACTGGCGAGTCCGAGCTTTCAACGGGGCGGGCCAGAGCAGTGACTGGTCGCCCACACGAACTCTTTACACTGCTGTCGTGCCGCCCGGTGTCAACTTCCCGGCCAACAACGGCGCTGTGCCTACCACCCGCCCGCTCTTCGACTGGGCAAATGTGACTGGAGCCACCTCGTATACCCTTCAAATCTCCACCCAGCAGAATTTCTCGGCGTTCGTCTTGAACCAGATCATCTCGCCGTCGGCTTACGTGATGCCGACCGACCTGCCGCGCAGTGCCCTGCTCTTCTGGCGGGTGCGGGCCAACGGTTTGCATGGCTCTGGCGACTGGTCGCGAGTCCGCCACTTCGACAGCGCCAACCCGCCCGGCGTGCCGGTGCTGGTCTCGCCTCTCAACGCCGCCGTTGTGACTCTGCCGCCCACGCTCGACTGGAACGACTCCAGCCCGGCGGCGGATTACTACGAGATTCAGCTTTCAACTAACCCGACCTTCGCCACCTTGCTGGGGCGTGGCTTCAGTGGACGGAGCAATCAGTCGTCCTACATTCCGTCGGCGGCGCTTGGTTCTAACACTACCTATCACTGGCGCGTGCGGGCCGTCAACGCCGCCGGGCAGTTCAGCGAGTGGTCGGCGGCCAGAAACTTCCAGACACCGCCGTAA